DNA from Aggregatimonas sangjinii:
ATTGCTCACGATATATTGAGATTAGATCACGCTCAATGTATTTTCTGAAAACTTCGTTGATACCATTTTTGGTTACCAAATCGATTTTAGTTTGAAGCCTCTCGCTTAAATCCATATAGAGACCTCCAAGATCTAAAAGGAAACACTTCTGTCTAAATCCACCATAATATCAATATCGCTATCCGGTCTCATTTCGTTTCTTGCATAAGAACCGAATACACTGATTTCCTTTGGCTTAAACGG
Protein-coding regions in this window:
- a CDS encoding nucleotidyltransferase family protein: MDTRINKIIIDTLLPFKPKEISVFGSYARNEMRPDSDIDIMVDLDRSVSF